A stretch of the Papaver somniferum cultivar HN1 chromosome 6, ASM357369v1, whole genome shotgun sequence genome encodes the following:
- the LOC113288990 gene encoding probable 26S proteasome non-ATPase regulatory subunit 3, which produces MTQDVEMKEQPAPSNSVPSNVPSTLHHLKEIAAIVETGAYTKEVRRINRAVRLTLALRKKLKTSVVSSFLNYALASGSEALIRLLSYLPKEDDHDMEVDTAISATHTPAKHSPELEIYAYLLVLIFLIDQKKYPEAKACGKAGIARSRNMNKRTIDVLASRLYHFYSYCYEMTGDLVEIRGDLLNLHRIVTLRRDELGQETLLNLLLRNYLHYNLYDQAEKLRSKAPRFEAHSNQQFCRYLFYLGKIRTIQLEYTDAKDSLLQAARKAPVGALGFRVQCNKWAIIVRLLLGEIPERTVFMQKGMKTVLRPYFELTNAVRIGDLELFRNVADKFASTFSADRTHNLIVRLRHNVIRTGVRNISISYSRISLVDVAHKLRLDSPNPVADAESIVAKAIRDGAIDATLDHANGWMVSKETGDVYSTNEPQSAFNSRIAFCLNMHNEAVRALRFPPNSHKKEKESAEKRRERQQQEQELAKHIAEEDDDEF; this is translated from the exons ATGACTCAAGATGTGGAGATGAAAGAACAACCAGCTCCTTCGAATTCTGTTCCATCTAATGTTCCCTCAACTTTGCATC aTTTGAAAGAGATAGCGGCTATAGTTGAGACTGGTGCATATACTAAAGAGGTTCGAAGAATCAATAGAGCTGTTCGACTCACACTCGCATTAAGGAAGAAACTGAAGACTTCAGTTGTCTCTTCGTTTCTCAATTATGCCCTTGCTTCAGGTTCAGAGGCACTCATTCGATTGCTTTCTTATCTTCCGAAG GAAGATGACCATGACATGGAAGTTGATACTGCAATATCTGCAACACACACCCCTGCTAAACACTCTCCAGAACTTGAAATTTACGCATACCTGCTTGTTCTGATATTTCtgattgatcaaaagaaataCCCTGAG GCTAAAGCTTGTGGGAAAGCAGGTATTGCTCGCTCAAGGAATATGAACAAGAGAACCATTGATGTTCTAGCATCGAGACTGTATCACTTTTACTCTTACTGCTACGAGATGACTGGTGATCTTGTTGAAATCAGAGG AGACCTCTTGAACTTGCATCGGATTGTCACTTTGCGTCGCGATGAGCTTGGTCAG GAAACACTACTCAACTTGCTACTTCGCAATTACCTCCATTACAACTTGTATGACCAGGCAGAGAAGCTGAGGTCAAAGGCTCCCCGTTTTGAAGCTCACTCAAACCAGCAG TTCTGTCGATACCTTTTCTACTTGGGAAAGATTAGGACTATTCAGTTGGAGTACACTGATGCTAAAGATAGCCTTCTGCAAGCTGCTCGTAAAGCTCCTGTTGGAGCCCTTGGCTTCAGAGTTCAATGCAACAAGTGGGCCATCATAGTTCGATTGTTGTTGGGAGAAATACCAGAGAGAACTGTGTTCATGCAGAAAGGCATGAAAACAGTTTTGAGGCCATACTTTGAGCTTACAAAT GCTGTTCGTATTGGTGATTTGGAGTTGTTTAGGAATGTCGCGGACAAGTTTGCAAGTACTTTCAGCGCAGACAGGactcacaatctgattgtaaggTTGAGACATAATGTCATCAGGACAGGGGTTCGCAACATAAGCATCTCTTATTCCCGCATTTCACTTGTCGATGTTGCTCACAAGCTGAGGTTGGACTCACCAAACCCTGTAGCGGATGCTGAGAGCATTGTAGCCAAGGCAATCCGAGATGGTGCCATTGATGCAACTTTGGACCATGCAAATGGGTGGATGGTATCAAAGGAGACTGGAGATGTTTACTCCACAAATGAACCTCAATCTGCTTTCAACTCGAGGATTGCCTTCTGCCTCAACATGCATAATGAGGCTGTGCGTGCTCTGCGATTCCCTCCAAATTCACATAAGAAGGAAAAGGAAAGTGCAGAAAAGAGGAGGGAGAGACAACAGCAGGAGCAGGAGCTTGCAAAGCATATTGCCGAGGAAGACGATGACGAGTTTTAA